A part of Dreissena polymorpha isolate Duluth1 chromosome 13, UMN_Dpol_1.0, whole genome shotgun sequence genomic DNA contains:
- the LOC127855808 gene encoding uncharacterized protein LOC127855808, whose product MSSLRNMFRLSRRLSKRNSNDLEKVPETDDSSVFTDAIPEAAPGDGTNYIDKSSWTIGDLFAHYQQEVDSTMVLGNVKTEGTMQPQGSSSRKSDYEMPIDSGQVILYLFGGFNPVHSNHIQTLVEAKKWLEANTKFTIIATYICISPDCTIQRKCEKEIEPIILPFEHRKRLCEVACLKYDWIKVHQKVAESQGAVREVLRVEQNAPDAKCAAVFGSDRFMADDKKTGLRLSSSKELDKWFAVCVGREGMNENEKRWFDTHKGRKFAETGYYVIPAELSNVSSTKIREELRKFKKAATDSERAGILRGLVGQGYISEAEAEYIYQEYTTLFN is encoded by the coding sequence ATGTCTAGTCTTAGAAACATGTTTCGCCTGAGCAGACGACTCAGTAAAAGAAACTCGAACGATCTTGAGAAGGTACCGGAAACCGACGATAGCTCGGTCTTTACGGACGCGATACCGGAAGCGGCTCCCGGGGACGGCACGAACTACATCGACAAATCATCGTGGACTATAGGCGACCTTTTCGCGCACTATCAGCAGGAGGTCGACTCGACGATGGTCCTTGGCAACGTGAAAACGGAAGGGACGATGCAGCCACAAGGTAGCAGTTCCAGAAAGAGCGACTACGAGATGCCAATCGATTCCGGTCAGGTTATTCTCTACCTGTTTGGGGGTTTCAACCCGGTGCACTCCAATCACATACAGACGCTGGTGGAAGCGAAAAAATGGCTAGAGGCCAATACCAAGTTCACGATAATCGCCACGTATATATGCATTTCGCCTGACTGTACGATACAGCGGAAGTGCGAGAAAGAAATAGAGCCCATCATCCTGCCGTTCGAGCACCGGAAGCGCCTCTGTGAGGTTGCGTGCTTGAAATACGACTGGATAAAGGTGCATCAAAAGGTAGCGGAGTCACAGGGCGCCGTTCGCGAGGTGCTGCGCGTGGAGCAAAACGCGCCGGATGCCAAATGCGCCGCTGTGTTCGGGTCGGACCGCTTTATGGCCGACGACAAGAAAACCGGTCTGCGGCTCTCGAGCTCCAAAGAGCTGGACAAATGGTTCGCCGTCTGCGTTGGGAGGGAGGGGATGAACGAGAATGAGAAACGCTGGTTCGATACTCATAAGGGACGCAAGTTCGCGGAAACTGGTTACTACGTGATACCGGCGGAACTGAGCAATGTAAGTTCGACGAAGATCCGCGAGGAGCTCCGGAAGTTCAAAAAGGCCGCCACTGACAGCGAACGCGCTGGCATATTGCGGGGACTTGTGGGACAGGGGTATATATCAGAGGCAGAAGCGGAGTATATCTATCAAGAATATACAACGTTGTTTAATTGA